The DNA sequence AAGCAATCTAGCGCCGGCCGGTTATGTAAGCGCGAGCCTGCTGATTTCGCTGATCGCAGTGACCAAGCTGAAGGAGACCGCTAACACACCGCTCGACTAAAACCGTGGATCGGCTTGGCGCACTTCCAAACTCAAGGCAGCTGCAAGTACAACAATGAGCGGAACCCACCAATAGTGAAACAGATTTATCTGCGTTATTTTTAATGTTTTAATAAGGATAACTATATGAAATATTGGGGTATAAGTTTCGTGGAAGGGATTCTGCTTGGCATATTCCCGTGGGTAGCGCACGCGCAGAACAGCGTGACGCTCAATGGCATCGTCGACGCAGGCGTAGTCTTCACATCAAACGCAGAAGGTGCGCGCCAATATGCAACGACGAGCGGCGTTGCGTCGGGTAGCCGCTTCGGCCTTCGCGGCAGCGAAGATCTCGGCGACGGTCTGAAAACAATCTTCGTGCTCGAAAACGGCTTCGCTCCGACCACTGGAAAACTCGGCCAGAACGGTGACCTGTTTGGACGACAAGCGTATGTCGGCCTGATGGGAAACTGGGGCACAGTGACACTTGGGCGCACGCATTCGAACACCTATGATCTGGTCAGCCCGCTGGCGTCCGGTCCGACGTGGGCGGCGGCTGGTGCCGGCTTCGGCACGCACCCAGCAGATCTAGATAACCTCAATACTACCAATCGCATCAACAACGCTCTCAAGTACATGAGCCCGGATTACCATGGGCTGACGTGGGGCGCGATGTATAGCCTGGGCGGCGTCGCTGGTGACTTCACGAAAAACCAAATCGTATCGCTGGCGGCAGCTTATAGCCACGGTCCGATGACCTTTGCAGTTGGTTATCTTGATGTCAAAAATCCGAACTTTTCGTTCTGGGGCGACAAGGCTAACGACAGCACAAACGGCAGCAACATCACAAGCCCGGTGATCGCCGGTTTTGCGTCGGCAAATTCGCAACTTGCGTTGGTGGCCGCGACCTCTTATGTGATGGCAGCTACAACAGTGGGGCTCGTGTACAGCAAGACGCGTTTCAGCAATCTAGGAGCTGTGTCTGTCGCAGGCCTGACGGCGGCAGAGACGGCTTACCGCGGCAGCGTTGGTTTTGACAGCGGAGAAATCAACGTCAAATATCAGGTCAACCCCTCACTGCTGCTGGCAGCGGCGTACAACTACACGCACGGTGGGGAGGTTAGCAGAAGTGATGGGGCTCGCTACCGACAGATCAATCTCGGGGCTGATTATCTGATATCAAAGCGCACCGATGTCTATGCTGTGACCGTATTGCAACGTGCGGCGGGGACGAACTCGACTGACCATGCTGCTGTTGCGGCGATCAATGGAGCTACGCCTTCGAGCACCAACAAGCAGGTAGTCTCGACCATCGGAATTAGGCATCGTTTCTGACAGGCCGTTCTCCGGGAGCGAAAACGGAGCGGCGGCGCCGCTGGAACGCATGCGACCGGTGCTGTCCGGTCGCATGCCGGAAGGATTGGCGGACGTGATCGTCAATTAGAAGAGCCTGACATACGTCGATCAAATGATCAAATCACATTCGACAATGCCAAGGCAAATTCCGCAGCGCATCCTGCACCCCGCCCGATGCCAAAAAACGGGGCGCGCTGCAACGGTTGGAACGATACTTGGAATTGTCGTTGCTGGAGTAAGATTTGTTCTCGTAGGCCGTCGCCATGACCGGCAGAAGTCGACCCGTGTTAGCGGTGGTGCGAAACCGACACTAAACGACGGCGTTATGTTACCGGAGCGACAACGAATGGAAGTTCGCACCGAGATGAAAATGCCGCGCTATAAAGTAGCGCTCGACTTGGCAATCAAAGTTCGACCTGTTTTGGGCAGGACGAGTATGTTGTAGTGAAGTGCATGCGGACGTCGAGTCAGCAATCAGAATTGCTCGTCGACCATTTCCTCGCTTTTAATCCACAGCGCTTTTGCGTCCTCGGGATCTAGAGCGTAGGCCCTTACACCGAAGGCGTCCGCGGGTTGGCCACGTCAGCGACGTGACAGTCTTCGCAATAAAGGCCGCCGACCTCGTCCGCAGCAGCGACGAAACCTGCCCACACCGATGTCGCCGCACCCTGCTCGACAGTCTTCCAGTGGAATGCGGAAGCGGCGGCCGGCTGCCAAGTGAGGCGACCGTGACGAGGCGTCCGCCAGGCTTAATGAGCCCCGCAGTGCGGTTAACGAAAACGAAATGCCCGAGGTGGTTGGTCCCGAGCTGCGTCTCGAATCCGTCAGCGTGTAGTGAGCCCCCGACTGGCTTCTCATGTGGAGTTCAATCCACGCTCAAACAAGGTGCCGAGAATCGCGGGCTCAATGGCCCGCCAATTCATCTTCGCGGCAGCTCTTAGATCCGCACAATCAGTAGTGTCGAGTTGGGGCACGGGCCCACCACCGCGAACAAGCCTCCGTTGAACCATGGAATGTCGTCAGCACCATAAAAACCACCGCTAGACATCGTGGTTAGCAGCGTTTCGATCCGTTGCCGTGCTTTCGCCGGATTGGTATGCGACTTGTCCAAGATGGACTCAAAAAGTTTTTTCGGGCAGCAATTGGGCGTCTTCGGCAAACATGCAAAAAACGCACTGAATTAGAAAATGAGCCACGGCTTCTGGAGTATTTCCGCGCTCTGCTAGTCCACTGCGTCATTGACTTGGCACCGGGCGAATTCGACTGGAAGGATCGTCATATTTCCATTTGATTGGTTTCGGATTCTGATTGTGCTCGCGGATATAACGCATCAGTTTGCGATCCAGATCCTTTACCGAAGTGAAGACGCCGCGGGCGATCACATCACGCTGAATGCGTGAGAACCAGTTTTCCACCTAGTTAAGCCACGAAGAGTAAGTCGGCGTGAAGTGCAAGCGCACGTTGCGATGCGCGGTGAGAAAGTCGACCACCCGCTGCGTCTTGTGGCTGCTTACGTTATCGCAAATGACGTGGATTTCCCGACGTTTGGGCTGGCTGGCGACGACGTCAGTCAGAAAGGCCACAAACTGCTCGCTGGTGTGGCGCGACGCCGTCCTGCCCAGCACCTCGCCGGTCGCCGTATTGAACGCCGCAAACAGGCTGAGTGTCCCGTTGCGTTTGTATTCGAAGCCATGGCTCTCGGCGCGTCCCGGCGACAGCGGCAGCATCCGGTCCTTACGCTCAAGTGCCTGGATCGCGGTCTTCTCATCCACGCGGAACACAGCCGCGTGCGCCGGCGGGTTCAGATAAAGCCCGATCACGTCGGCCGCCTTGGTCTCGAAGTCCGGGTCGTTGGAGACCATGTGTCGTTCCAAACGCTGCGGCTTGATGCCGTGTTTGCGCCAAATGCGCTGCACGGCCGAGACCGACACGTCGCCCAGTTCTGCTGCGAGCTTGTAGCTGCTCCAGTGTGTCGAACCGTCGGATGGTTTGTGCTTGAGGGTGCGGCTGAGTACCCGCGCTTCCAACTTGGCAGGCGGCTGCACAGGAGCGCGCCCGGGGTGGCGAGCGTACATGCCGGCCAGTCGCTCGTTGAGGAAGCGCCCCGACCAACGTGCGATGAAACGCGAGTCGCAGCCCAGTGCGCTCATGATCCCGTCGCGCGATTCACCGTCCTCGAGCATCAAGATCAGTTTTGCACGTCGCACGTCCGCCGCGCGCACCGTTCGGCTGCGTGCCGCCGAAAGCAGTTGCTCACGTTCGGTATCTGTCAGATTCATTTTGCCCATGACCTAAATCTGAACACATATGGGTTGCTAACTCAATGACGCAATTGACTAGTGCAGGGTGTTTGGCCATTAGGGGCAGCACGCTCTTCGCCGCAGCTACGCGCTCAGCGGCTTCTCATTGATGCACTGCCTTCTCGGGGAGTGTGAAGGATCGTATGCGTCAGCGGATCCCGTCTTGAATCGCGACATTCCAAATGTGAAGGTGATGCTTTCGTGAGAACGAGGGCAATGCGATGGAAGACGAGATCATTAGGGCTGCAACGGCGATGGGTACCCCTAGCTTTAGCGGTCGCCCAAAGGCGTTCTCGCAACCGGAAAGAGACCAAACAGGAAGTGCTCGATTTAATGAGATTTTTTAATAGGGCCGTTTCGTAAAGCCGCATGGTGCCTAAGCGCTGCTACCCAGTAAAATGCAACGAAAATCAAGGGGCCCCGATTCCGACCAACGCATCGAGGGCCCGCCGCGGCCGACCTTGCGAAAGCCAACTAACAGTACTGGCGCCTCATGCGCATTTGAGCCGAGCCAGACGCGGAAAGCTTCCGCAATGTCAAAAAAAGTCGGGTTGGTCATGGTTGCGGTGTCAGCGCCTGGCGTCTCAGGCCGGCGGATACGGTACCGAAACGTCCACCACCCATGTCACGCCAAAGCGGTCGCGCAACATGCCGTATAGCGGCGACCACTGGCTTGGAGTCAGCGCCTGCACGACAACGGCTCCGTCCGTCAGCCCGTCCCACAGACTGTGAATCGTTTCCGCATCGTCCCCTCGCAGCGAAACGAAGAAAGCCTTGTCGCCCGGATGCCAGTCAAGGCCAGCCTGCACATCGTAAGCCATCAAAGCGATGCCATCTTCACCTGTGACCTGGCCCCAGACAATGTGATTGGGGTCGCCCGCATCCTGGGCACGGCCAGCCTGGGCGTAGGTGATCAGCGTCTGCTCACCTTTGAACACATCATGGTAGAACCCCAGCGCGGCTCGGGCATTGCCTTCGAAGTTCAAGTGAATGACGGTACGAATAGACATGTGAAATTCCTTCAGTGGGTTGTAATGTTGGCTTGCTACGGTGGTACTATAAAGATCCGTCCTGCCAATTTCTGTCAGTAGCAATGTCCCGGTCGGATCGACTTTTTCATTTATTGCAAGCATTGCGCACGCTGTCCTCACCAATCACCGGCGAGAAGCTCGCAAATGAGACTGGTGTGTCAGTGCGCTCGATCTACCGCGATATCGAGACCTTGCGCGCAGGCGGCGCCGAAATCCAAGGCGAACCCGGGTTCGGCTATACATTGGTGAACGATGGCAGCCTGCGTCCGCGCACGTTTACTCGCATCGAGATTGAGGCCTTGGCGTTAGGGCTGGCGCAAGTCCGGCAGATGGGCGACCCGACTCTGGCAGCGGCAGCAGATGCTGTGCTGGGCAAGGTAGCGGCGACGCTACCTTCGGTGGGACAGCAGCATGTGCTGCATTCGGTGTCGCGCGTGCACCGCTTTGGCGACCAAGCAAGGCAAGCGTTCGCAGCCAACATTGACATAAACCTGATTCGCCAAGGTTGCTGGCGCGAGGAAGCGCTGGATATCGGTTATACCGCCCACAGTGGCATCGTCACCCGCCGCACAATCTGGCCACTGGCGATCGTTTATTTGGATCGAATGCTGGTGGTGCTAGCTCGCTGTTGCCTGCGCGAGGATTTCCGTATTTTTCGCGTGGACAGGCTTACGGCAGTGGCCGCCACCGGCATTAGCTTCCGGCCACGCCGGGCCGCGCTGTTGCGTACTTATCTGGCCCGGTTGGACGAAGAATCAGAAGCGTAGATTGGTGCAACCCCGTAAGGGCGGACCGGCGCCTCTAAGCTCATAGTCCGCGTGTTTGCGCTTAGGGCGGTCCCAAGTCGAAGTGCAACAGCTAGGTTAATGTTTAGATGACGTTGCTAGATCCGCTGCTTGTGGCGTCGCGGCGAATACCTCGAAGGGAGAATGAAACGCATGTGTGGCACGAGGTCGGTTGTTCAAGCTGTCGGCAATGATGTCGAGGTCTGCCTGACTATGCACGGAAAGATCGGTGCCTTTGGGCAAATACTCGCGCAACAGGCCATTGGTATTTTTGTCTGGATAGCGTCAACCAGAACGTCCGGTTTACCGACAACCATCTTGGCCGGTCGGCGCGCTGATTGTCGCTGCTAGATTGGCATGGTTGTCGCTCCTTCTTGATCGTTGTTGGTTGATTGACGCCGCCGCTCTTTCTGTTTGTCGTTGGCGTTGCGTCGCCGATAGCTTTCGACATTCAGTTCGAAGATCGTTGAGTGGTGAACGAGGCGGTCGATGGCGGCGACGGTCATGCCAGGGTCAGGAAACACGTCATTCCAGCCCGAGAATGGCTGATTGGCCGTTATGAGAAGACTTTTTCTTTCATATCTCTCGGCGATCAATTCGAACAGCACGCTGGTTTCGGCCTGGTCCTTTCTGACGTACGACAGATCATCCAAGATGATCAGATCGAAACGATCGAGTTTGGCAAGTGCCGACGGTAATTGCAGGCTCTTTCGCGCCACCTGAAGCTTCTGCACCAATTCGCTGGTGCGGGTGCACAAGACCCGATAGCCCGCGTCGATCAGGGCGTGACCAATCGCTGATCCTAAGTGACTTTTCCCTCCACCGGGCGGCCCAAACAGGAGGATCGTGGCACCTTTCTCGAGCCACGCATCCCCGCTGGCCAACGCCATGACGTGTGCCTTCGATACCATGGGCACGACGCTGAAGTCGAACGTGGCGAGAGTCTTGGTCGGATCCAATTGTGATTCGACGCGATGGCGTTCCAGTCTGCGTTTCGCCCGTTCAGCCAATTCGTGCTCGAACAATGCGCCCAACAGTTGCGATGCTTGCCAGCCTTCCTTATCTGAACGTTGGGCGAAGTCAGACCACAGTCGACCGATTGTTGGCAGACGCAATTCGTTGAGCATCAGTCCCATGCTGCCGGTGTCGTACGTCGGTGCGCTCATGCGGCCACCTCTTCGTCAAGCAATGCGTCGTAGATCGAGGCGTCGGGCATCTCGACTAATACAATGGGACATTCGGCCTGGCGCGGAGCAAATTCTGCGAAGAGCGCTTCCAGATCGGGTAGTTCGCCGAGTTCCAGCAGCACTTCAAGCCGCTGGGCCAGTTCTGCCTCTACGCCGTAATTGCCGGCAAGCTCCAGCAGGCCCACGATGGCCTTGCACGCGTTGCGCGGGCTCAGTGCTTGATCCAGGCGCTCCCAGGTCCGGCGGTACGCCTCACGCGGAAACACATCGTCACGAAACACGAGGCCCCTGAAGGCTTGCGGTTTGCGTTTGAGTGACTCGATAAAATGTCGATAGTTAATCGCACCCCGGGCGGTCGGTCAAACTCCCCCGGGTATGGTCACTTTGAGGTCGGTCGGAATCCGTGGACGCCAACGGGTTAAGCAGCGATTTTACTCAAATGGAATCGCTGCGTGAAAGCGGCCGGCGACAGATAGTCCAGACGCTCCTGCGTGCGCAGCCGGTTGTAGAAGATCTCGATGTATTCCGTGATTTCTTTGATGGCTTCGTCGCGAGTCGCGAACTTGCGATGATAGATAAGTTCGTTCTTCAGCGAGCCCCAGAACGATTCGATAGGTGCATTGTCGAAACAATTTCCGCGTCTGCTCATAGATGCCTGCATGCCGAACTGTTTGAGAAGATTCTGATAAGCGTGGGCGCAGTACTGACTACCGCGATCAGTATGTTGTATCAGGCCCGTCGGTGGCCGGTGCGACGCGACAGCCCGAAACAGCGCCTGCATGACCAGCTGTTTTGTCATGCGCTCGCTCATGGCATAGCCGACGATCTCTCCGCTAAACAGATCCTTGAGTCCGGCTAGATACAGCCATCCCTCATCGGTCGCGATGTAGGTAATGTCACCGCACCAGGCCTGATTTGGTGCGCTCACACTGAAGTCCTGGTCCAGGATGTTCGGTGCGACTGGCAGGTTGTGCGTCGAGTTGGTCGTCGCCTTGAACTTGCGCTTTTGCTTGCAGCGAAGGCCGAGCTTCGCCCGCAGACGCTTGATGCGGTGAACACCAATCTGGACACCGTGGTTCGCCAGATCCTTCTGTAGCCGTTCCGGGCCGAAGGTTTGTCGGCTACGCTCGTGAGCTGCACGCACCTGCGCTTCGAGCCGAGACTCCTGCTGCGCGTGCAACGACAGCGGCCGTTTGCGCCAGGCATAGTAGCCACTCGTGGACACGCCCAGGAACCGGCACATCGGCGGCACAGGGTACTGCTGTCGCATCTGCTCAATTGCGTCGTACTTCACCGCGACTCCTTCGCGAAGTACGTTGCAAACTTTTTTAACAGATCGCGCTCCATCTTCACTTCTGCCAACTCTCGCTTGAGCCGGCTCAGCTCCGCCTCGATCTCTGTCAGTGGTTTCTGGGTTTGCCCGACGTTCTCCAGCTTGCCGTCCTTTGCGGCGCGAACCCAGTTCGCCAACGTCTTCATCGATATTGACAATCGACGGGCAGCTTCAGACACGCCCACTCCGTCAGTCATTGCCAGTTTTACTGCTTCTTCACGAAATTCCTTCGTGTACACAGCCTTCGGGATTCGCTTCATCAGTGCCTCCATTCCTCAATTCTACGGAATGTTGGCGTCCACTTTTTTCAGCCGACCTCACTTCAAACTCCCCCATCTGACGACCGTCGACTGAGCTGACGGGAGAAGTGTCGCAGGACGTCTATCTTCGTCTCCTTCGAACAAGAAGGAGTTCAGGGAGTGAATGAAATGAACGCGCTCCACCCGTAACCGCCAGAAAGGATCGTGGATCCCACAGACCAATAACATCGACGCGCGGTGGTGCAAAATGCACCAATTCCCGATAACCGGAGGATCCAGAGATGAACTCTATGGCGGTGGGCGTTGATATTGCGAAGACGGTGTTTCAGGTGCACTACATCGATCAGGAAACTGGCGAGATCGTGAACAAACAGATCAAGCGGGCAAAGTTTCTCGAGTTCTTCGCGAACCGGGCTCCGTGTCTCGTCGGTATGGAAGCGTGTGGCGGGGCGCACCACTGGGCTCGGCAGCTCACGAAGATGGGCCATCAAGTGAAGCTGATGCCTGCTGAATTCGTCAAGGCTTTCAACATTCGCAACAAAAACGATGCGGCCGATGCGCAGGCGATCTGGCGGGCGGTGCAACAGCCCAGCAAACCGGTGGCGGTCAAAACAGAAATGCAGCAGGCTGTGCTGGCGCTGCACCGGATGCGCGAGCAGCTGGTGAAGTTTCGTACGATGCAGATCAACGCATTGCGCGGTCTGCTGACTGAATACGGCGAGGTGATGGGTAAAGGACGGACTGCGCTGGATAAGGCGATTCCTGAAGTGCTCGCCAGGGTGGCCGAACGGCTGCCGGCCGTGCTCATCGACACGATGCGCGAACAGTGGAACGGCCTGACGGCACTGGATGAGCAGATTGCCGGGATCGAACGGCGCATGCGCGAGTGGAAGAAGGACGATCCGGCTGTCAAGGCGATCAGCGAGATTCCCGGTGTTGGACTGCTGACGGCAACGGCGGCAGTCGCAATGATGGGTGATCCCAAGGCCTTCCGGTCGGGCCGAGAGTTTGCCGCATGGGCTGGACTCGTGCCGCGGCAGACGGGCTCGGGCGGCAAGATAAACCTGCATGGCATCAGCAAGATGGGCGACACCTATCTGCGCAAGTTGCTGATTCACGGCGCCCGCAGCGTGCTCACTCATGCGAAGCAACCAGGGCCGTGGATCGACCAGATCAGCAAACGCCGACCGCCGAATGTGGTGACCGTTGCGCTAGCCAACAAGATGGCACGCACGATCTGGGCGTTACTTGCCCATAACAGGCCTTACCAGAAAGACCACTTGAGCGTGAAGCCGGCGTAAGCCACTGCTGTCATGGAGAAAATCAACGTTTAATGCAGTACGAGCTTCGAAGGTTGCGCAGGCAATCGTATGTGATGACACACAGGTACGGTAGATTTCAAGGTAGATGTCGCCTCAACGATTAAATTTAGGCGGCTTTTTGCTCCTGTCGGTGGTTGCGTTTGATGGGTTCAAAGTTGTCTGTGCGATCGGGATTCAAATGGACCGTTTTTACGCGCTTCCAGTTTCGAGTGGGGCCTTTCCATCGTAGCGGGTTGCGCTGCTTTGCCGCCTCGTAGAGCATCGCGCGGCGATCGAGGATCTGCTGGTCGAGGTTGGCGTGCCGTTGGGCAGGCGTGACGAAACGGATCGCGCTGTGACGATGTTCGTGGTTATACCAGCGCACCAACACGGTGACCCAAGCGCGCGCGGCAAATAGAGTGTCGAACGCCTGCAGAGGATAGGCCGGCCGATACTTCAGTGTTTTGAACAACGATTCCGAGAACGGGTTGTCGTTGCTCACGCCCGGTCGACTCAATGACGGCATGACACCCAGAGCCTGCAGGGTGGCGAGCATCGTGGCACCCTTCATTGGGCCGCCGTTATCCGAATGCAAAATCACCTGACCCGGTTTGATCGCTTCACGTGCACATAGGTCCTTCAGAAGCTCGCTGGCCTGGGCGCTGCTCTCTTCAGCGTAGACCTGCCAGCCGACGACCATCCGACTGAATACGTCCATGAACAGATAGTGAGATAGGCTGAAGAAAGTGGAGATCAATGTTTCGTAGAATGAGCGAAATGGAGATCAAATGAATCGAGGACCGAAAGGCCGCTACACGAAGGAGTTTCGCGAGCAGGCGGTGAAGCTCGTTCTTGTCGATGGACTGTCGCAGCGAGAAGTTGCGGGCCGATTATCTTTGTCGGTTAAAACGCTTGGCGCTTGGGTCGTTGCCGAGCGAAAAGGGACGCTAACGAAGGTAGGCGAGACGCAAAAGCCGCAGAGCGAGTTGGAGGCGGAATTGGCGCGGGTCAAGCGCGAGCTGGCGACGGTCACGATGGAGCGCGATATTTTAAAAAAAGCGACGGTCTATTTCGCGAAGGAGTCGCGGTGAGATGTGACCGGATCGAAACGATGCGACAGGACTACCCGATTTCCGTGCTGTGCCGTGTGTTTGAGCTAGGGGCCAGCAGTTTCTACGCTTGGCGCCGACGGCTCGACTCGCCACGTGCACAAGAGAACGCGCGCCTTGAAATCGAGATTGTAGCGGCGCACGAACGAACTCGGCAAACGTATGGGCGCGAGCGATTGCAGGCGGATCTGCTTGATCATGGCGTATGCGTTGGCCTTCACCGCATTAGGCGCATTCGCACCAAG is a window from the Burkholderia sp. PAMC 26561 genome containing:
- a CDS encoding type IIL restriction-modification enzyme MmeI codes for the protein MAHFLIQCVFCMFAEDAQLLPEKTF
- a CDS encoding glyoxalase/bleomycin resistance/extradiol dioxygenase family protein, encoding MSIRTVIHLNFEGNARAALGFYHDVFKGEQTLITYAQAGRAQDAGDPNHIVWGQVTGEDGIALMAYDVQAGLDWHPGDKAFFVSLRGDDAETIHSLWDGLTDGAVVVQALTPSQWSPLYGMLRDRFGVTWVVDVSVPYPPA
- the istB gene encoding IS21-like element helper ATPase IstB gives rise to the protein MSAPTYDTGSMGLMLNELRLPTIGRLWSDFAQRSDKEGWQASQLLGALFEHELAERAKRRLERHRVESQLDPTKTLATFDFSVVPMVSKAHVMALASGDAWLEKGATILLFGPPGGGKSHLGSAIGHALIDAGYRVLCTRTSELVQKLQVARKSLQLPSALAKLDRFDLIILDDLSYVRKDQAETSVLFELIAERYERKSLLITANQPFSGWNDVFPDPGMTVAAIDRLVHHSTIFELNVESYRRRNANDKQKERRRQSTNNDQEGATTMPI
- a CDS encoding IS110 family transposase; this translates as MNSMAVGVDIAKTVFQVHYIDQETGEIVNKQIKRAKFLEFFANRAPCLVGMEACGGAHHWARQLTKMGHQVKLMPAEFVKAFNIRNKNDAADAQAIWRAVQQPSKPVAVKTEMQQAVLALHRMREQLVKFRTMQINALRGLLTEYGEVMGKGRTALDKAIPEVLARVAERLPAVLIDTMREQWNGLTALDEQIAGIERRMREWKKDDPAVKAISEIPGVGLLTATAAVAMMGDPKAFRSGREFAAWAGLVPRQTGSGGKINLHGISKMGDTYLRKLLIHGARSVLTHAKQPGPWIDQISKRRPPNVVTVALANKMARTIWALLAHNRPYQKDHLSVKPA
- a CDS encoding IS3 family transposase (programmed frameshift): MKRIPKAVYTKEFREEAVKLAMTDGVGVSEAARRLSISMKTLANWVRAAKDGKLENVGQTQKPLTEIEAELSRLKRELAEVKMERDLLKKFGNVLREGVAVKYDAIEQMRQQYPVPPMCRFLGVSTSGYYAWRKRPLSLHAQQESRLEAQVRAAHERSRQTFGPERLQKDLANHGVQIGVHRIKRLRAKLGLRCKQKRKFKATTNSTHNLPVAPNILDQDFSVSAPNQAWCGDITYIATDEGWLYLAGLKDLFSGEIVGYAMSERMTKQLVMQALFRAVASHRPPTGLIQHTDRGSQYCAHAYQNLLKQFGMQASMSRRGNCFDNAPIESFWGSLKNELIYHRKFATRDEAIKEITEYIEIFYNRLRTQERLDYLSPAAFTQRFHLSKIAA
- a CDS encoding helix-turn-helix transcriptional regulator, with the translated sequence MSRSDRLFHLLQALRTLSSPITGEKLANETGVSVRSIYRDIETLRAGGAEIQGEPGFGYTLVNDGSLRPRTFTRIEIEALALGLAQVRQMGDPTLAAAADAVLGKVAATLPSVGQQHVLHSVSRVHRFGDQARQAFAANIDINLIRQGCWREEALDIGYTAHSGIVTRRTIWPLAIVYLDRMLVVLARCCLREDFRIFRVDRLTAVAATGISFRPRRAALLRTYLARLDEESEA
- a CDS encoding porin, which gives rise to MKYWGISFVEGILLGIFPWVAHAQNSVTLNGIVDAGVVFTSNAEGARQYATTSGVASGSRFGLRGSEDLGDGLKTIFVLENGFAPTTGKLGQNGDLFGRQAYVGLMGNWGTVTLGRTHSNTYDLVSPLASGPTWAAAGAGFGTHPADLDNLNTTNRINNALKYMSPDYHGLTWGAMYSLGGVAGDFTKNQIVSLAAAYSHGPMTFAVGYLDVKNPNFSFWGDKANDSTNGSNITSPVIAGFASANSQLALVAATSYVMAATTVGLVYSKTRFSNLGAVSVAGLTAAETAYRGSVGFDSGEINVKYQVNPSLLLAAAYNYTHGGEVSRSDGARYRQINLGADYLISKRTDVYAVTVLQRAAGTNSTDHAAVAAINGATPSSTNKQVVSTIGIRHRF